Sequence from the Desulfovibrio sp. UIB00 genome:
CATAGGATTACCGGGGCATTTTTCTGTCCGTTTGCAACCCAATCACCCTACGGACGATGCGCGGGGAATTCTGGCATCAACCATTGACGGGCTGTATTACGGCTCCGGCGATGCGGTTATCGGCATCAATCCGGCTTCCGACAGTCTGGAAAACATTGCAAGGCTCCTGTGTCTGCTGGACGAGCTTATTGCGCGCTATGAAATACCCACCCAAAGCTGCGTGCTGACCCACGTAACCAATGCAGTGGAGCTTATCCGCAGGGGGGTGCCGCTGGATCTGTGCTTTCAGTCCATAGCAGGAACAGAAAAGGCCAATGCCAGTTTTGGCATAGACCTTTCCCTGCTGGAAGAAGCGTGGCAGGCAACGCTTGAACTTGGGCGCGGTACCGTGGGCGAGGATGTGATGTATTTTGAAACAGGACAAGGCAGCGCCCTCTCTGCCAACGCCAATTTCGGGGTCGATCAGCAAACCCTGGAATGCCGCGCTTACGCTGTGGCCCGCAGGTTCCGCCCATTACTGGTGAATACCGTGGTGGGATTTATTGGGCCGGAGTATCTTTTCAATGGCAAGCAGATTATTCGTGCGGGGCTGGAAGACCATTGCTGCGGCAAACTGCTGGGTCTGCCTATGGGGGTGGACATCTGTTACACCAACCATGCCGATGCCGATCAGGACGACATGGATGCACTGCTGACCCTGCTGGGCGCGGCTGGTTGCAATTTTATCATGGGTATTCCTGGTGCGGACGACATCATGCTCAATTATCAATCCACCTCGTTCCACGATGCGGCCTATCTGCGCAAGCTGCTGGGCAAGCGGCCTGCACCGGAGTTTGAAACGTGGCTTGAAAGCATGGGCATTCACAACGATGCCGGTGCATTGCTGCCACCGGCGGGCGCGTTGCGCGGGCTTGAGCAGCGTGTCAGACAGGTCATATAGAGCCTTTTGCGGTGCGGGTTTTCTCAGAATCCGCGCAAAGCAGACTTGAACTGTCCCAAAGGATGGTGCCATGAACGTCATGAAGCAGGAATATTTGCCAGCATCAGCGGCAACAGTTTTGGAAGACCCTTGGGCCGATCTGAAACGCTATACGGATGCCCGTATTGCCCTTGGGCGTTGCGGCGTCAGCCTGCCGCAGACGGAATGGCTGCGATTTCGTCTGGCGCATGCCAGAGCGCGCGATGCGGTACTGACGCCTTTTGACAGGGCAAGCGTGCGCGAAGAAATTGAAAGTGCAGGGTTGCACTGCGTTGAGCTTGCCAGCGCTGCTGCAAGCAAGGAGGATTTTCTGGCAAGGCCCGACAAGGGGCGGCGACTTTCAGAAGCCTCGCACGAGCTGCTCGCAAGCCAGTACGCAAGGGCTGACAATAAGGGGGCGGACATTTGCCTTGTTATCAGCGATGGGCTTTCGGCCCGCGCTGTGCATGAAAACGCGGCCCTCTTTGCCCGGCTTTTTCTGGCCTGCGCGGCAGATGCCGGCTATAGCGCAACCCCCGTGGCTTTGGTGGAGTTTGGGCGGGTTGCCGTGGCGGACGAGGTTGCTTCGCTCATGAAGGCAAGGCTGGTGGTGATTCTTATTGGTGAACGGCCGGGGTTGAGTTCGCCCAACTCTCTGGGAGTTTATCTGACCTACGCGCCCTTTCCCGGCTGCACCGATGAAGCGCGGAACTGTATTTCAAATGTGCGACCTGCGGGCCTGAGCATTGAAGACGGCGTGCGCAAACTGTGCTATCTGGTGCAGGGGGCCTTTGCGCGGCAATTGACCGGGGTGAACCTCAAGGACGACATGCCCGCAACGTATTTGCCCTTTGGTAAGGATACGACTGCGATTGTATAGGATCTTTATGTTCAGTGGGCAAACTTGCCCCGTGCTCACAGCACAACAGCCGGGCTGCGCAAGGCAGCCCGGCTGTTGTTGTATACCTCTGTGCGAGAGCCTTTTTAGGCGTCGCGTTCTTTCTTGAAAACAATGAGGGGGCAGTTTTTGCAAACGGCTGCGCCGGGGAAGGGTTCGCCAAGGCGGGTGATGGACGCGCCGCCCTTGTTGGTGACGCGGTCTTCAAGGCGCTGCACCAGAGCTTCCATGTGCTCGCCGGGGATGGATACGTTGATTTCGCCCCGTTCCGTCTTGCCGGAATTGTAGCTGCCGCTGCAAGCGAGGTACAGGTTCGCCTGCTTGGTGTTCAGCGTGTAGACATTGCCGGAGCAGACGGCAGAGTTGACGCTCATGGACGGGTGGAAATTGTCGATGCGCTGGGTAGCCATCCAATCGCCAATGATGTGGTAGGCCTGCATTGTATCGCACACAAAGTGCACCACATCGGGCTGGGTGGTAGCTGCCGCAAGCGGGCTCACGGCTATGGCCAGCAGATTGGCCGGAACATGCGGCTTGGCTTCAAGCACCTTGCGGGCATGGTCGGCATCGGCGCAGTACTTGAGGTGGCTTTTGATTTCGGGTTCGTCCAGTTCTTTCCAGCCGAACACAAAACTAGCATTGGTACAGCCCATCTTGTCGCGTTCAACAATGACTGTAATACCTTCCATGCGCGCGCCGACTTCGCTCTGGCAGAAGGTCAGCGGCTTCATGGGAGAATAGTGGGGCTGAGTTTCCTTGAAGGAATCAAGCTCTTTCTGGTCGTAGAAATATTTGATTGCAACGGGTGCATGAATGAGGCGCAGCTCACGCATCAACGTTTCACTAAGCTTTTCAAATGTGTTCATATAATCCTCTGGTCTAGATGCTATTATACAAGAGTCCATTGGTACGGCCTTGTACTTATTTCTTTATGCCGTTTATGTCAATATAATCCCACTAATTTCACAAGTGGTATAACTGCCCCTTGTTTTGTTTTATTCTTAAAATTTATCATTACAAAACAACAAGTTGTATGTGATATTTTTTTGCATTACTAATTCCATTTCGCAATTAGATTGTGAAAGTTATTATTTTCATATGGTTAGATATTTGCGATTTTTTCTTGATCAGCGCGGATTTTTTATGCTTTTGCGGAACATCAGCGGCGGCACTATCTGCCTTGCTGTGCAAAAAATGGCGAGCAGTTTTATCATAATGGGCAGGTCTGGAATTAACGCGCAGCGGGTCGCGTCATATAAAAAAAAAGCCGGAGTGCTTCCACCCCGGCCTGTTCTTAACAATGACGTTGTCTAGGACTTTTTCAGCTTATCCACAATACTGTTGAGGTCTCCAGCCATTTCAGCAAGCTGCTGAATAGCTGTTGCGGATTCCGCCTGCCCGCGTGTGGTCTCTGTGGTCAGACGGGAAACCTCATCAAGACTGCGGCTGATTTCTTCCGACGCGGAAGACTGTTCTTCTGCCGCTGTTGCTATGGATTGCGCCTGATCGGCATTTTCTTTGGCAAGCACCAGAATGGCATCCAAAACTTCGCCGGATTTGTGCGACAGGGAGGTTGTTTCCTCCACCACAAGGCTGGCCTTGTCCATGGAAGAGATGCTCTGCCTGGCGGCGGTTTGCATACCGGAGATATTCTCGCCCACCTGTTTGGTGGCACCTATGGTCTTTTCTGCCAGTTTGCGCACTTCATCTGCCACCACGGCAAAACCACGGCCAGCTTCGCCAGCCCGCGCCGCCTCAATGGCTGCATTGAGCGCCAACAGGTTGGTCTGGTCAGCGATATCGTTGATGACGTCCATGATAGCGCCAATGCTGTCGGCCTGTTTGCCAAGGGCTGTCAGGTCAACCTTCATGGCCTGCGTCTGTTCATGCACATGATTTACCGAGTTAATGACCTGCCGAACCAGAGTCGCGCCCTGCCCTGCCTCCTGCTGCGTTTTGACAGCATTGGAAGCAGCCTGGCCGGAGTTGCGCGCCACCTCAACAATGGAGGCGGACATCTGCTCCATACCGGCAGAGGTGTCCGTCATGCGTTGCCGCTGGATTTCCGCAGCATGGGATATCTGCTCGGACTGTGCCGCCAGCTCTTCCGTGCTGGAGGCAATGCGCGCAACAACGCCTTCAATCTGGCCGGCAGCTTGCAAAATACCGCGCTGGGTGGCCAGCTCTGCTTCTTTGCGGGCTTCCTCCGCCTCGGCAACCGCTTTTTGCGCACGCTCGGCTTCGGAGAGGGCGTGCCGTTCCTTTTCTTCTGTCGTGCGGATCATATCTTTCAGCCGCGCAACCATGTTGCGCAGGGCATCGGCAAGCGTCCCCACTTCGTCTTTGCTCTTGATATCGAGGGTTTCATCAAGATTACCCTCGGCAACCGCTGCGGCAAAAACAACACCCTTGCCCAGCGGCTTGAAGATCAGCATGGATACCAGAAAATGCACCATCAGGGCAGAAAGCACCAGGGCGACAACGGCGGTTATGGCACTGGAGTGCAGATTGGCGGTGGAGTCACGCTGGATTTCCTCCAGCGGTTTGTACGTCCACACTTTCCAGCCAAGACCCGGAATAATGTACAGGCTCCCCTCAAACACCCTGTCTCTGCTGGTAAACTGGATGCGACCGTTCTGCTGCAACCCGCTGTATTTTTTCATATCCGGGATAACTTCCCACAGGCTTTTGCCAATGCGTTTTTCATCCCTGTTGGCCATGATGTAGCCATCGGCCCGCGTCAGAAAAATATTGTCGAACTCAAGAACATGATTGGTAAAATTGGTTATGTCCGTCAGGCCCAGGTTGATGCAGAGCGTGCCCGCCATCTTGCCGTTATCTATCAAAGGCACGCCCACAGCCATAACAGTCGCGCCGATAGACGAAGTATAGGGGGTTGTTACAACCCTCTTTTCGCCATTAAACATGCGCACAAACCACTCGCGGCCAAGGCTCTTGGCGTTAAAATTATTGATCACGCCTTTGTTATTATGCGTTTCGCCGCTGTCAAAAGCATAATAGGCTTCAACAAGATTTACCTGTTTTAGCAATTGTATAAGAACATTACGCTTATATTCATACACTTCATCCGGGGATGCGCCCACAGGATTCGTCAGCATGCGCGAGCTCAGCTCAAGCACATTGAAATATACGTCCATCTTTTCTGAAACAGCCTTACCCACTGCCTGGGACATGGTATCAAGCTGCTCCATCTCAGAGTCGTATGACGAGGCACAGAAACTCCGATACGAGCTGTAGGCCATCGCGACGATGACCAACGAAAAGAATGCGACTACGCTTAGGAGGATTTTGTTTTTTGCACTCATTGCCACGTCACGTTCTCCTTATTGAGCATCAACTTTTTTAACAAAACACTGCAATAGTATCGAATGCTCGCTAAAATTCTTTAGAGTCAACCAATAAATACTATATAATTTTTTTGTTCAGTCAATGATGTTGCAAAAACACAGCAAAAATATCGCCAAATGTTGTATTTTTGCAACATTGCGTTGCAAAAATGCAACACAGAACAATGACAGATCTTCACATCAAATCCTCATAAAATAGCCATTTTTCACATGCACAATTAAAACATTTAATACAATCCCCCAGCATCAGCATATAAGAAAGAGGCATGGGATCAGAATCGCTATCAACGGCAGAAGAAATAATGATGAATGAGAAAAGACATCAGCTATTCATGGCAAGGATTCATGCTACTTGTGCGCTGCGCGGCACTTTTATATTGTGCGGTGCTGCCATGCCGCAGCGCAATCAATAAAGCCTTGCAAGCAGGATGCGGAAATGAGCGTGAGCGTACTTTGGGGATTATTTATTTCTGCATTTGTGGCAGCCTCGATCTTTCCTGCGCAGTCAGAGCTTTTTCTGGCAGGAGCGCTGGCAAAAGACTACGCGCCACTGTGGGCAATGATCGCCGCCGCCAGCCTTGGCAACACACTAGGGTCTGCCACCAACTGGCTGCTCGGGCGGTTCTTCATCCATTATCAGGATCGCTCGTGGTTTCCCATAAAGCGCAGCAGCCTTGCCAGAGCTGAAGCGTGGTATGGCAAATACGGGCGCTGGTCGTTGCTTCTGAGCTGGATGCCTATTGTGGGCGACCCTATCACGCTTGTGGCGGGAATTCTGCGCGAGCCCTTTCCCTCATTCATCCTCATTGTCGCAGCGGCAAAAACAGCCCGCTACATCGTGGTTGCGCTGATCACCTTGCAGTTCACCTGAGGATGAAGAATAGTGGATTGAAGCAGGCCGAGCTAAAC
This genomic interval carries:
- the eutC gene encoding ethanolamine ammonia-lyase subunit EutC yields the protein MNVMKQEYLPASAATVLEDPWADLKRYTDARIALGRCGVSLPQTEWLRFRLAHARARDAVLTPFDRASVREEIESAGLHCVELASAAASKEDFLARPDKGRRLSEASHELLASQYARADNKGADICLVISDGLSARAVHENAALFARLFLACAADAGYSATPVALVEFGRVAVADEVASLMKARLVVILIGERPGLSSPNSLGVYLTYAPFPGCTDEARNCISNVRPAGLSIEDGVRKLCYLVQGAFARQLTGVNLKDDMPATYLPFGKDTTAIV
- a CDS encoding YqaA family protein codes for the protein MSVSVLWGLFISAFVAASIFPAQSELFLAGALAKDYAPLWAMIAAASLGNTLGSATNWLLGRFFIHYQDRSWFPIKRSSLARAEAWYGKYGRWSLLLSWMPIVGDPITLVAGILREPFPSFILIVAAAKTARYIVVALITLQFT
- a CDS encoding methyl-accepting chemotaxis protein, producing the protein MEQLDTMSQAVGKAVSEKMDVYFNVLELSSRMLTNPVGASPDEVYEYKRNVLIQLLKQVNLVEAYYAFDSGETHNNKGVINNFNAKSLGREWFVRMFNGEKRVVTTPYTSSIGATVMAVGVPLIDNGKMAGTLCINLGLTDITNFTNHVLEFDNIFLTRADGYIMANRDEKRIGKSLWEVIPDMKKYSGLQQNGRIQFTSRDRVFEGSLYIIPGLGWKVWTYKPLEEIQRDSTANLHSSAITAVVALVLSALMVHFLVSMLIFKPLGKGVVFAAAVAEGNLDETLDIKSKDEVGTLADALRNMVARLKDMIRTTEEKERHALSEAERAQKAVAEAEEARKEAELATQRGILQAAGQIEGVVARIASSTEELAAQSEQISHAAEIQRQRMTDTSAGMEQMSASIVEVARNSGQAASNAVKTQQEAGQGATLVRQVINSVNHVHEQTQAMKVDLTALGKQADSIGAIMDVINDIADQTNLLALNAAIEAARAGEAGRGFAVVADEVRKLAEKTIGATKQVGENISGMQTAARQSISSMDKASLVVEETTSLSHKSGEVLDAILVLAKENADQAQSIATAAEEQSSASEEISRSLDEVSRLTTETTRGQAESATAIQQLAEMAGDLNSIVDKLKKS
- a CDS encoding DUF169 domain-containing protein; the encoded protein is MNTFEKLSETLMRELRLIHAPVAIKYFYDQKELDSFKETQPHYSPMKPLTFCQSEVGARMEGITVIVERDKMGCTNASFVFGWKELDEPEIKSHLKYCADADHARKVLEAKPHVPANLLAIAVSPLAAATTQPDVVHFVCDTMQAYHIIGDWMATQRIDNFHPSMSVNSAVCSGNVYTLNTKQANLYLACSGSYNSGKTERGEINVSIPGEHMEALVQRLEDRVTNKGGASITRLGEPFPGAAVCKNCPLIVFKKERDA
- a CDS encoding ethanolamine ammonia-lyase subunit EutB; protein product: MNAHSTLREILAKASPLRSGDVLAGVAAANDEERVRAQMVLADVPLKRFLNEEVVPYEKDEITRLILDSHDAAAFAPISSFTVGEFRDWLLTDAANAESLAALTAGITPEMAAAASKLMRLQDLILVASKCSVVTRFRNTIGLPGHFSVRLQPNHPTDDARGILASTIDGLYYGSGDAVIGINPASDSLENIARLLCLLDELIARYEIPTQSCVLTHVTNAVELIRRGVPLDLCFQSIAGTEKANASFGIDLSLLEEAWQATLELGRGTVGEDVMYFETGQGSALSANANFGVDQQTLECRAYAVARRFRPLLVNTVVGFIGPEYLFNGKQIIRAGLEDHCCGKLLGLPMGVDICYTNHADADQDDMDALLTLLGAAGCNFIMGIPGADDIMLNYQSTSFHDAAYLRKLLGKRPAPEFETWLESMGIHNDAGALLPPAGALRGLEQRVRQVI